A single window of Mugil cephalus isolate CIBA_MC_2020 chromosome 1, CIBA_Mcephalus_1.1, whole genome shotgun sequence DNA harbors:
- the LOC125005244 gene encoding galactose-specific lectin nattectin-like — MSGSLKLEISIISAMKTLPLIVFVCVVMTLTGADAKSRLIKRSTNCPGWSEYNGRCFIFISTNLTWAKAEIHCQSLGGNIASVHNIFEYHAIQYLIQNGSHDHPETWIGGSDAEENGVWLWSDGTRFHYTNWCDGEPSTTQGQQNCIQMNYGASKCWDDVQCNVRRPSVCSKKIQ; from the exons ATGTCTGGTTCTCTTAAGCTAGAAATCAGCATCATCTCCGCAATGAAGACTCTGCcactgattgtgtttgtttgtgtggtgatgACTCTGACTGGAGCTGATG CAAAGAGTCGTCTGATCAAGAGGTCCACAAATTGTCCTGGCTGGTCTGAGTACAATGGACgctgtttcatcttcatttctACTAACTTGACTTGGGCTAAAGCCGAG ATACACTGTCAGTCCCTGGGTGGAAACATTGCATCGGTCCATAATATCTTCGAGTACCATGCGATCCAGTATCTCATTCAGAATGGTTCTCATGATCATCCAGAAACATGGATCGGAGGCAGTGATGCTGAAgag AATGGTGTCTGGCTGTGGAGTGATGGGACGCGTTTCCACTATACAAACTGGTGTGATGGAGAGCCCAGTACAACTCAGGGTCAACAGAACTGCATACAAATGAATTATGGAG CGTCCAAGTGTTGGGATGATGTGCAGTGTAATGTACGCCGTCCATCTGTCTGCTCCAAGAAAATACAATGa
- the LOC125016391 gene encoding galactose-specific lectin nattectin-like, translated as MKTLPLIVFVCVVLTLTGADARSCVIRRYRYCPGWSRYKGRYFIYIPKPMTWANAEKNCQSLGGNLASVRNILEYCMIQKLILRRTRVYRETWIGGSDCQQGLWLWNDGTCFHYSNWCRGEPSNGLHAQHCLQINSGPSKCWDDVQCHVRRPSVCAKKMR; from the exons ATGAAGACTCTGCcactgattgtgtttgtttgtgtggtgttgACTCTGACTGGAGCTGATG CAAGGAGCTGCGTGATTAGGAGGTACAGATATTGTCCTGGTTGGTCTCGCTACAAAGGACGCTATTTCATCTACATTCCCAAACCCATGACTTGGGCTAATGCTGAG aaaaactgtcaGTCCCTGGGTGGAAACCTTGCATCGGTCCGTAATATCCTAGAATACTGTATGATCCAGAAGCTGATATTGAGACGCACTCGTGTGTATCGAGAAACATGGATTGGAGGCAGTGATTGTCAACAG GGTTTATGGCTGTGGAATGATGGGACGTGTTTCCACTATTCAAACTGGTGTCGTGGAGAGCCCAGTAACGGACTCCATGCCCAGCACTGCCTGCAAATAAATTCTGGAC CATCCAAGTGTTGGGATGATGTGCAGTGTCATGTACGCCGTCCATCTGTCTGCGCCAAGAAAATGCGATGa